DNA sequence from the Betaproteobacteria bacterium genome:
GGGTTCGGCTGGACCGTCGGATTCACGGGCGGTATCGGCGCGCTGCTCATGGCTCTGTGGGTGATGCGCGGCGTGCCGCCCGAAGTGCAGGCGGCGCGGCTCGGCCTGACGTTCGCGATCGCGGGCATCCTCTACGCTGCATTCGCGGTTCCGGCGTTGCTGGGGCTGCGCCGCTGCCACCCGGTGGCGACTGCACTGGAAGCCGGCCGGGGCGGCGGCGCGTACGCTGCCGTCATCGGGACGCTCCGCCAGTGGCGGCGCCACCGCGAGGTCTTCCGCTTCCTCATCGGCTACTACCTGCTCAACGACGTGCTGGTGACCGTCCTCTTCTTCATTGCGATCATTCTGCAGGCGCGGTTCGGGCTCACCATCGAGGGATTGCTGTGGCTCGTGCTGCTCTACCATGCCATCGCGCTGCCAGCGACACTCGCGTTCGGTCATGCTGCGGACGGCTGGGGGCAACGGCCCGCGATCTTCGTCATGATCGGCATCCTCGGCACAGCGCTCCTGCTGCTAGCATTCGGCCGCAATACCGCAACGCCGGTCGCCGTGGTCGCGCTGCTGGGTCTCGTGTACGGCTCGCTCCAGGCGGTCTGCCGGTCGCTTTTCGCGCTGCTCGTCGCGCAGGAGAAGTCGGGGGAGATGTTCGGCTTCAACGCAGTGGCGGGGCGGCTCTCCGCGGCCCTCGGCCCGCTCGCCTTCGGCGCGGTATCGGCAGCCACGCAGAGCGAAACGGTGGCGCTCGTGTCACTCCTGATTTTTCTCGCCGCGGCGTCGGCGCTCTTTCGCTCGCTGCGCGTGCCGGCAAGGTCGCACGAGGTCGACGCACCCGAACTCCTGTAACGACGGTCGCATACCTTAGAGTGTTGCCTTGCCTGTCGCGCAGGCGACAAGCCGCGCACCGCGGAGGTGATAACGTGCGTCTGCCACAAGCCCGGCGACGTATCGTCGGCGGGTGCGACGCGGCGCCTTGAGTGCTTTCACCGTGGCTTGGTGCTACACTCCGCCGACTTTTTTTGAGGCTTCGCAGGAGAGCGCGATGAACTTTGAAGAGATCTACAACAGCGTCGGCCCGCAGCTCGTGAACTTCGGCCTCAAGGCCATCGGCGCGATCGCGGTCTGGATCGTCGGCCGCTACCTCATCCACCTGGCAGTGCGTCTGCTCACGGCCGGACTTGCGCGGCAGCAGTTCGATCCGACGCTGCTGCGCTACGTCGGCAGCATCGTCAGCGTCACGCTGAACATCGTTCTGGTCATCGCGATCCTCGGCTATTTCGGGGTCGAGACGACTTCGTTCGCGGCGCTAATCGCCGGTGCCGGTGTCGCGATCGGCGCGGCCTGGGGCGGGCTGCTCTCGAACTTTGCCGCGGGGGCGTTTCTCATCGTGCTGCGACCGTTCAAGGTCGGTGATTACGTCATGGCGGGTGGCGTCGAGGGCACGGTGAAGGAGATCGGTCTTTTCGCGACCACGGTTCTCAAACCGGACAACGTGACGGCATTCGTCGGCAACAACAAGATCTTCAGCGACACGGTGCAGAACTTCTCGGCGAGTCCCTTCCGTCGCGTCGAGCGGCTCGCGCAGCTCGCGCATGGCGTCGACCCGCACGACGCAATCACCCGGCTCAGGACGGCGCTCGCGAAGATCCCGAACATCACGCAGGATCCGGCACCGGATGTCGAGATCATCGACTTCAACGAGCGCGGACCGGTGCTCGCGGTCCGCCCCTACACGCACACCGATCACTACTGGCAGGTGTACTTCGACACCAACCGGGTCATTACGGAAACGTTCGGCGCCGCCGGCTATCCGGTGCCCGAAGCGCACGTCCACTACAGCACGCAGCAGAAGCTGGCGTAGGCCCGCGCCCGGCCGCTACTGCATCGTCTTGCGGCTTCCCGCCCGTCCCAGCCCGGGCAGCCGCAGGGCGGGTGAGGCCACGTCGACGCCGAGCGACAGCCCCAGGAGATTCACCTCCACGCCTTCTTCGGCGGCGATCAGCACACCGGCGACGCCGAGCAGCGAAGCCTGGACGCCGGTGCCGCTCGGCGCTGGGCCAAGCGCCGAGGAAAGTGGCACGTAGTCCTTGCCGATGGCATTGGCCGGCAGATCCAGCCGCAACTCGGGGACGCTGCGCGCGATATGCGCAGTGAACGTGTTGCTGTTCGGCCCCGGCCAGGTCCGGTAGCGATCGACGAAGGGATAACTTTTCACCGCGGCCTCGACGCGGTCGATCGTCGCCTCCACTCCGGCGCCGCGACGGTCGAGCAGAATCTCGGGCCGGTTGTCGAACCAGAGCCCGTCGGGCGGCGCGTAGTTCACATGCACGAAGGGCGCGCCATGCCAGCCCACCACGTCATAGCGGGTGAGCGACTCGGCGTCTGTGCGCTTGACGACGATCCACGTGTGTACGGCGAACGCACCGCGCCAGCCGTAGGTCGGTGCGGCATAGACCTGGATCACGGGCTCGCGAACGCTCGCCGGGTCGGGCGCGAGCCCGGTGGATGCGCGGGACGCCGCGTACCAGGGTGCAGCCGGGGCGGGATGCGAGGCGACGCTGATCGCGAGGGGCAGGAGGAAGAGGGCAAGGACGAGCAGCAAGGTCTTGAGCGACATGAGCGGTGACAATATTGCCGGGACTGCGCTGGGCGCGCGCACTGCCGACAATCGACAAGATACCCCCGCGGCGTGCGGCCGCGGGGTGAAGCCTGCAGCAAAAATCGGATCAGGATCAGCGCATCGCTTCGATCAGTACGTGTCCCTCGCAGCCGTTGGGCGGACGCACGTTGAGGATGTGCGCGATGGTGCGGGCGAGATCGACCGTTTCCGAATCGCCGTACTTGCCAGCCTTGACCCAGTTCGGACCGTACATGGCGAGCGGCACGTTGGCGTCGTAGGCCCAGGGCGAGCCGTGGGTGGCCGCGTAAGCGAACGGCTTCGCGAAAAGGTACCGGTTCGGCTTGTTCATGACCACGATGTCGCCGCTGATCTGCTGATGCCACGCGAGCGACCTGCTTCGCCATCTGTTCGAGTTGCGGCGTGAACACCGCTTCCACACCCGGATAAGTACGCAAGAATTCCTGTGCGGCCTTCTTGACTTCCACGCGGTCCAGCTTGCGCGATGCGACGAGGTCGTAGTCGATGTAGAGCGTCGGATTCCACCAGACCGTGGCGTACTTGCCTTCGCCGAACCTCTGCCCGAGCGCCGCGTTGGTGGCGACGATTATCTTGTCCGGATCGATGCGGAACACACCGTCGGATCGGCGCCCGCCGCGACCGCCCGCGGGCAGATCGACCGGCTCATTTAATCACGGCCGTGCGGGGCAGGAAGGAAGACGCGGAGGTGGCTTGGCGCGAGGCGCGTGCGGCTAGCTGGCCGCCCACTCGCGCAGCGTCTTGCGGTGCACCTTGCCGGTCAGCCCGCGCGGCAGGTCCGCGAGAAACGTCACGCGCTCGGGAATCTTGTAGTCCGCAATCCGCCCTGCGGCAAAGCGGAGGAGCTCCTGCGCCGTGACGACGGTCCCGCTTTTCAGCACCACGAAGGCGGCAACGATCTCCCCCAACGATG
Encoded proteins:
- a CDS encoding mechanosensitive ion channel family protein, which codes for MNFEEIYNSVGPQLVNFGLKAIGAIAVWIVGRYLIHLAVRLLTAGLARQQFDPTLLRYVGSIVSVTLNIVLVIAILGYFGVETTSFAALIAGAGVAIGAAWGGLLSNFAAGAFLIVLRPFKVGDYVMAGGVEGTVKEIGLFATTVLKPDNVTAFVGNNKIFSDTVQNFSASPFRRVERLAQLAHGVDPHDAITRLRTALAKIPNITQDPAPDVEIIDFNERGPVLAVRPYTHTDHYWQVYFDTNRVITETFGAAGYPVPEAHVHYSTQQKLA
- a CDS encoding MFS transporter, with the protein product MVGRPDWLTRQVAAWAFYDVASSTFAGLVPVFFGLFFVTVVAADRPGAQGQWGMIAALALLVAGALAPLYGALADRRERLPGLLAGATALCVAATLAMPLADRGKMLLAGILFVAAQVGYTLAAALYDSLLVRIAPRTHVGRVSGFGWTVGFTGGIGALLMALWVMRGVPPEVQAARLGLTFAIAGILYAAFAVPALLGLRRCHPVATALEAGRGGGAYAAVIGTLRQWRRHREVFRFLIGYYLLNDVLVTVLFFIAIILQARFGLTIEGLLWLVLLYHAIALPATLAFGHAADGWGQRPAIFVMIGILGTALLLLAFGRNTATPVAVVALLGLVYGSLQAVCRSLFALLVAQEKSGEMFGFNAVAGRLSAALGPLAFGAVSAATQSETVALVSLLIFLAAASALFRSLRVPARSHEVDAPELL
- a CDS encoding DUF3750 domain-containing protein: MSLKTLLLVLALFLLPLAISVASHPAPAAPWYAASRASTGLAPDPASVREPVIQVYAAPTYGWRGAFAVHTWIVVKRTDAESLTRYDVVGWHGAPFVHVNYAPPDGLWFDNRPEILLDRRGAGVEATIDRVEAAVKSYPFVDRYRTWPGPNSNTFTAHIARSVPELRLDLPANAIGKDYVPLSSALGPAPSGTGVQASLLGVAGVLIAAEEGVEVNLLGLSLGVDVASPALRLPGLGRAGSRKTMQ